A genomic region of Rhipicephalus sanguineus isolate Rsan-2018 chromosome 3, BIME_Rsan_1.4, whole genome shotgun sequence contains the following coding sequences:
- the LOC119388160 gene encoding probable chitinase 10, which translates to MSRLLEDEEWLLHQSLPRSLASQRRDPFIKTCITYSGAACVGFTLLLVAVFVCVIAYDVRKADGRAVAVFPVKVRSQRRGPVPILCHVNVARFYDNDVSYRTVDLPGNYCSHLVLPLRGFFSGTNETPDASMAFGLVQSRLIELRNQVNVSFPHLKYLIAVGDENGGGSRLTFHETPNATAYMTFLVEMVRWVLHNRFHGIVLNRVFPIEKEYQRHMTVFLSHLKQVMHKHGLLFVVTASSHTGIFKSGARPGRLSRFLDYVGVVTQGLHHPANATDRILIPLHHQRDRKGRSVEDFIENVISSGLPRSRVLLAISLSGFVCTMSRLPENKEVPRWIDTHAVRVVSYKEACQLVRKTDWVLSYDQESEKPHAWRNNVWMGYEDEMSVRKMASLVDKMFLGGVIIWDVGNDDYSGHCGLTNPLVRAIFTEVEGTPVDDNSTAIIPSFNLTDSDAVHTLNKTSGKA; encoded by the coding sequence ATGTCGCGGCTGCTGGAAGACGAGGAGTGGCTGCTCCATCAGTCGCTGCCGCGGTCGCTGGCTTCGCAGCGCCGGGACCCATTCATCAAGACCTGCATCACGTACTCAGGCGCCGCATGCGTCGGGTTCACGCTTCTGTTGGTTGCCGTGTTCGTATGTGTCATCGCGTACGACGTTCGCAAGGCGGATGGCCGCGCCGTCGCAGTCTTTCCAGTGAAGGTCCGATCACAGCGCCGGGGACCTGTGCCCATACTGTGCCACGTGAACGTGGCCAGATTCTACGACAACGACGTCAGCTACAGGACTGTGGATCTGCCTGGTAACTACTGCTCGCACCTCGTGCTCCCTCTACGGGGATTCTTCAGCGGCACCAATGAAACTCCGGACGCCAGTATGGCCTTTGGACTGGTGCAGTCGCGGCTTATCGAACTGCGAAACCAAGTGAACGTCAGCTTCCCCCACCTCAAGTACCTGATAGCAGTGGGTGACGAGAATGGCGGCGGCAGTCGGCTGACTTTCCACGAAACTCCCAACGCGACCGCGTACATGACCTTTCTCGTTGAGATGGTTCGCTGGGTCCTGCACAACCGCTTCCACGGGATCGTGCTGAACCGCGTCTTCCCCATCGAGAAAGAATATCAACGGCACATGACCGTCTTCTTGTCACATCTCAAACAGGTTATGCACAAGCACGGACTCCTCTTTGTTGTCACCGCATCGTCGCACACTGGCATCTTCAAGTCCGGCGCCAGACCCGGCCGGCTGTCCCGCTTCCTCGATTACGTTGGCGTCGTGACACAGGGTCTGCACCACCCGGCCAACGCGACTGATCGCATTCTGATACCCCTCCACCACCAGCGAGATCGCAAAGGTAGAAGCGTCGAGGACTTCATCGAGAACGTCATTTCGAGCGGCCTACCTCGAAGCAGGGTGCTACTCGCCATCTCACTGTCAGGCTTCGTGTGTACAATGTCTAGGCTCCCAGAGAACAAAGAAGTTCCCAGGTGGATCGACACACATGCGGTTCGTGTCGTCTCGTACAAGGAGGCCTGCCAGCTGGTGCGAAAAACCGATTGGGTTTTGTCCTACGACCAGGAGAGCGAGAAGCCGCACGCCTGGCGCAACAACGTCTGGATGGGATACGAAGACGAGATGAGTGTGCGCAAGATGGCCTCGCTCGTCGACAAGATGTTCCTCGGTGGCGTCATCATTTGGGATGTCGGCAACGACGACTACTCGGGGCACTGCGGACTCACCAACCCGCTCGTGAGAGCCATCTTCACAGAGGTTGAAGGGACGCCCGTCGACGATAACTCTACGGCCATCATACCAAGCTTCAACTTAACGGACTCAGACGCGGTACACACGCTCAACAAAACATCCGGAAAGGCTTAG